One genomic region from Arthrobacter sp. FB24 encodes:
- a CDS encoding ORC-CDC6 family AAA ATPase, translating to MEDLDVIGNGKLRILGVLVSVGKDYRSLIDLGPSGIGNQKIFFKLLDARIIARAVEAVMSASGLRFPLDAKRLRLIPREGSEGESAREALAQIDDSYKDSALSARDSDGIDGETLLGIVRNKERSVLSLLDSLLPVEWESETGHSRLYALPLLGNVKIEIDGRVVDYRPVVLFDDVHELEVAQREALYTQLLDRANNLGRWIAERKDAVPDHELLTGTTDGRDYQMVALEDELTAGAKGGHSTRLGRILGGIADSRAQVRLASLNIHEPFTTLLSTAEQIPAGRRKEVFDAVAAELRTLVAANPRYAGWLSAAEGRQAGVDRLEAALDWRELQILIERDVRRSQPALFEYEIEAGQATRMSSSSTKGAARLFLATEFNLPYYTGHETLADLSSRNVEQYLSLGGDMFDLMTSAVAQRRRTGPYLSAAEQDQRVRRSSKQLWEAVVRRVAHGQDVLALLHTVADHSRLETYRSTAPYAPGVTGTAIAMHERSFLFGRKDGRGPDARYERLSRALSSAVANNLLEMSSEGTSAKGQKWSVFYLNRLLCPHFDLPLQRGGFREQSITKLARKIEIARQIGGVQPAPDPTMPLSTLEGWPK from the coding sequence TTGGAGGATCTTGATGTCATAGGCAACGGGAAGTTGCGGATCCTCGGCGTTTTGGTCAGTGTAGGAAAAGATTACAGGTCGCTAATTGACCTGGGACCAAGCGGAATCGGCAATCAAAAAATATTCTTCAAGCTTCTGGACGCGCGAATAATTGCTCGCGCTGTGGAGGCAGTTATGTCCGCGAGTGGACTACGTTTTCCTTTGGATGCCAAGCGTCTGCGCCTCATTCCACGAGAAGGATCAGAGGGTGAGTCAGCCAGAGAAGCACTGGCTCAGATCGATGACTCATATAAGGATAGTGCGCTTTCGGCCCGAGATTCTGATGGTATCGACGGTGAGACGCTTCTCGGCATCGTGCGCAATAAAGAACGAAGCGTCCTTTCTCTGCTGGATTCGTTATTGCCAGTTGAATGGGAATCGGAGACAGGTCATTCCCGACTGTACGCCCTGCCGCTGTTGGGGAATGTCAAAATCGAAATTGATGGACGTGTTGTTGACTATAGGCCTGTTGTCCTTTTCGATGATGTGCACGAGCTTGAGGTGGCGCAACGCGAGGCTCTGTATACTCAACTTTTGGACCGAGCCAACAACTTGGGCAGGTGGATTGCGGAGCGCAAAGACGCTGTTCCGGATCATGAACTTCTGACGGGCACCACTGACGGTCGCGACTATCAAATGGTTGCTTTGGAAGACGAACTCACTGCAGGCGCAAAGGGGGGACATTCAACACGGCTGGGTAGAATTCTCGGAGGTATCGCGGACAGTCGCGCGCAGGTGCGCTTGGCGTCGTTGAATATCCATGAACCCTTCACGACTCTCCTTAGTACAGCCGAACAAATTCCTGCCGGCCGCAGGAAGGAAGTCTTTGATGCCGTTGCGGCCGAACTCCGGACTCTTGTTGCTGCTAATCCTCGATACGCCGGGTGGCTGTCAGCCGCCGAGGGCAGACAAGCTGGTGTGGATCGCTTAGAAGCCGCTCTAGATTGGCGAGAACTCCAGATTCTTATCGAAAGGGATGTGAGGCGTTCCCAGCCTGCACTTTTCGAATATGAAATTGAAGCTGGTCAGGCAACACGCATGTCGTCGTCAAGTACAAAGGGCGCTGCGCGGCTATTCCTGGCCACCGAGTTTAATTTGCCGTATTACACAGGTCATGAAACCCTTGCCGACCTTTCTAGCCGAAACGTCGAACAATATTTGAGCCTTGGCGGCGACATGTTTGACCTGATGACATCGGCGGTTGCTCAGCGCAGGCGAACCGGCCCCTACCTTAGCGCGGCAGAGCAAGATCAACGTGTACGTCGGTCCAGTAAGCAGCTGTGGGAGGCTGTAGTTCGTCGCGTTGCGCATGGGCAGGATGTGCTGGCCTTATTGCACACCGTCGCTGACCACAGTCGTCTGGAGACATATAGATCCACAGCTCCTTATGCTCCTGGTGTAACCGGCACTGCAATTGCCATGCACGAGCGTTCTTTTCTTTTTGGCCGAAAGGACGGTCGCGGTCCTGATGCTCGCTACGAGCGTCTTTCTCGAGCACTGTCATCGGCGGTGGCAAACAACCTGCTGGAAATGTCATCTGAAGGAACTAGCGCTAAAGGCCAAAAATGGTCAGTATTTTATCTGAATCGACTCTTGTGTCCCCATTTCGACCTTCCTCTGCAAAGGGGCGGTTTTCGAGAACAATCAATCACCAAGTTAGCCCGAAAAATTGAAATCGCTCGACAGATTGGCGGGGTCCAGCCAGCCCCGGATCCTACGATGCCTCTCAGCACTCTGGAGGGGTGGCCCAAATGA